A window from Candidatus Zixiibacteriota bacterium encodes these proteins:
- a CDS encoding M23 family metallopeptidase produces the protein MLRRKLRFLLIPGSRMEMRQFSISYGFILFCCVIIAGVFVANIFLTTSYVKSQVAAGEAKRLRVENAILTGKYTDLSGKLNEITEIYHDLVEKEIVIRNIFNLPEISSDERMLGVGGPERKIFESLSEPVKQAYSTEGRVDALLRLARFEKEKYNEAYDVLAEKRSILDHTPSILPTRGYRTSGFGMRIDPFTGYKQFHGGVDIANKMGTPIFATADGVVEFVGNVGDLGKLIKINHGYGYKTRYGHLSQIKVNRGQKVRRGDLIGLMGSSGYSTGPHLHYEIIKNGQKVNPLEYILNS, from the coding sequence ATGTTGAGAAGAAAGCTAAGATTTTTATTGATTCCCGGAAGCCGCATGGAAATGCGGCAATTCAGTATATCCTACGGATTTATATTATTCTGCTGTGTAATCATAGCGGGTGTATTCGTGGCCAATATCTTTTTGACCACTTCCTATGTGAAATCACAGGTGGCGGCCGGCGAGGCCAAACGGCTTCGGGTGGAAAACGCAATCCTGACCGGCAAATATACCGATCTCAGCGGCAAGTTGAATGAAATCACTGAGATATACCACGACCTGGTCGAAAAAGAAATTGTTATTCGCAATATTTTCAATCTTCCCGAGATAAGTTCCGATGAGCGGATGCTGGGTGTCGGCGGTCCGGAAAGGAAGATTTTCGAGAGCCTGTCCGAGCCGGTTAAACAGGCCTATTCTACCGAGGGGCGGGTCGACGCATTGCTCAGGCTGGCCCGGTTCGAGAAAGAAAAATATAACGAGGCCTATGATGTTTTGGCCGAGAAAAGATCGATTCTCGATCATACTCCATCGATTCTGCCGACCCGCGGTTATCGGACCAGCGGTTTCGGGATGAGGATTGATCCTTTTACGGGTTACAAACAATTCCATGGCGGCGTGGATATCGCGAATAAGATGGGGACACCGATTTTTGCGACGGCCGACGGGGTCGTGGAATTTGTCGGCAATGTCGGTGATCTGGGCAAGCTGATAAAGATTAATCACGGTTATGGTTATAAAACCCGTTATGGGCATTTAAGCCAGATTAAAGTCAATCGGGGACAGAAAGTCCGGCGGGGGGATCTGATTGGCCTGATGGGGTCGTCCGGTTATTCGACCGGGCCGCATCTCCATTACGAAATTATCAAGAATGGCCAGAAGGTTAACCCTCTGGAATATATCCTGAACAGTTAG
- a CDS encoding aminoacyl-tRNA hydrolase, producing MIDIIIGLGNPGPKYAHSRHNLGFDLLDLICEKWQITRRIRRNNYLFVVKEVSGKEKTIIWPVTFMNNSGQAVLKALEDFGIIPGRALIVTDDFNLPLGRIRLRSSGSDGGHNGLQSIIYHLETEDIPRLRLGIGPIGENIDQLDFVLGKFTAEEAEKRKKMLEIGADCVLYLLTHNLEEAMSIYNQTPAPDQDD from the coding sequence GTGATTGATATAATAATCGGGCTGGGGAATCCGGGGCCCAAATATGCCCACAGCCGTCATAATCTCGGTTTCGATCTTCTGGATCTGATTTGCGAGAAATGGCAAATAACAAGAAGAATCCGCAGAAATAATTATCTATTTGTTGTTAAAGAAGTTAGCGGTAAGGAAAAGACTATAATCTGGCCGGTGACGTTTATGAATAATTCCGGTCAGGCGGTTTTAAAGGCGCTTGAGGATTTCGGGATTATTCCCGGTCGGGCGCTGATAGTAACCGATGATTTTAATCTGCCGCTGGGGCGAATCCGCCTTCGATCCTCCGGTTCCGACGGGGGGCATAACGGATTGCAATCGATTATATATCATCTGGAGACCGAGGATATACCGCGATTGCGGTTGGGAATCGGGCCGATCGGCGAAAATATCGATCAGCTCGATTTTGTGCTGGGGAAGTTTACAGCGGAGGAAGCGGAAAAAAGAAAGAAAATGCTTGAAATAGGAGCCGATTGTGTATTATATTTATTAACTCATAACCTGGAAGAGGCGATGAGTATATATAACCAGACCCCTGCTCCGGATCAGGACGACTGA
- a CDS encoding copper-translocating P-type ATPase, producing the protein MGKTRELELKIGGMHCAGCAAGIEKGLADLNGIERASVNFAIGTASIDFQPELVEEESIYKRISELGYTSEKATAEKLSLDDESAANRRSLVLAIVFTIPVILISMSGMILSSPLISHKYSGIVLLILTLPVLFKAGRGIFADAWNQTRHYHANMNSLIALGSLAAFLYSTYTVIDSLIFQRPHVVHYYFESAAMIITLILFGRYLESRARGKACDAIGSLLRLRPDKATAVIDGIETSIRTADITGNMIIVVRPGEKIPADGEIMEGMPSINESMLTGEAVPVDKKIGDRVIGGSVNGNIGFKFRVTGTGEDTFLAGIIRLISEAQGRKAPVQRLADRVAGVFVPVVLVIALITLVAWYFIDPNSPMLIKAPIAVLIIACPCALGLATPTAILAGTGRAARRGIYIRGGDILENSVLANHIIFDKTGTLTEGVFEVMQITAMDETKDNELLLLAASAEAGSNHPLAQAIVERAKRKELELMPPRNVNEFPGFGIRAEVDGKTVVAGNTATMEKENVNIEMFVGAAEEQMSLGRTVVYIAVDGLPLGFLSLGDRVKEEAVEVVDHLKKSGREVVMLTGDNYRTAQGVAGNLGIEKFEAGVKPDQKALFVETFRRADKMVIMVGDGINDAPALAAANIGVALGSGTDVALEAADIILVRDDLFSLVEALEISRMTLRTIKQNLFWAFFYNVLAIPLAAGLFYSILGWGLSPVVAAGAMAFSSLFVVTNSLRLLKTK; encoded by the coding sequence ATGGGAAAAACCAGAGAACTTGAATTAAAAATCGGGGGGATGCATTGTGCCGGATGTGCCGCCGGGATAGAGAAGGGCCTGGCGGATCTCAATGGAATCGAGCGGGCCTCGGTCAATTTTGCTATCGGAACCGCCTCGATTGATTTTCAACCGGAACTGGTGGAAGAGGAGTCGATATATAAACGGATTTCCGAGCTGGGCTATACTTCCGAAAAAGCAACCGCCGAGAAACTCTCTCTTGATGATGAAAGCGCCGCCAATCGCCGTAGTCTGGTGCTGGCGATTGTTTTTACCATCCCGGTCATCCTGATCAGCATGAGCGGGATGATTTTGTCGTCACCGCTTATTTCACATAAATATTCCGGAATCGTGCTTTTGATTCTGACTCTACCGGTGCTGTTTAAGGCGGGACGGGGTATTTTCGCCGATGCCTGGAATCAGACCCGTCATTATCACGCCAACATGAATTCCCTGATTGCGCTGGGTTCGCTGGCGGCCTTTTTGTACAGCACTTATACCGTTATTGACAGCCTGATATTCCAGCGTCCCCATGTCGTTCATTATTATTTCGAGTCGGCCGCTATGATAATTACCCTGATCCTGTTCGGGCGCTATCTGGAGAGCCGGGCCCGCGGGAAGGCTTGCGATGCAATCGGGTCGCTTCTCCGTCTCCGGCCGGATAAGGCGACGGCGGTTATCGACGGGATCGAAACCAGTATCAGAACGGCTGATATCACCGGCAATATGATTATTGTTGTCAGGCCGGGGGAGAAGATACCGGCCGACGGGGAGATTATGGAGGGGATGCCGTCGATCAATGAATCGATGTTGACCGGGGAGGCAGTCCCGGTGGATAAAAAAATCGGCGACCGCGTAATCGGCGGTTCCGTCAACGGCAACATTGGTTTCAAATTCCGGGTGACGGGAACCGGTGAAGATACTTTTCTGGCCGGAATAATCCGCCTGATCTCCGAGGCCCAGGGACGCAAGGCCCCGGTCCAGCGACTGGCCGACCGGGTTGCGGGTGTTTTTGTCCCGGTGGTCCTGGTGATCGCCCTGATAACGCTGGTAGCGTGGTATTTTATCGATCCGAACAGCCCGATGCTGATTAAGGCCCCGATAGCGGTATTGATTATTGCCTGTCCCTGCGCTCTGGGATTGGCCACCCCGACCGCGATTCTGGCCGGAACCGGGCGGGCGGCCCGCCGGGGGATATATATCCGGGGTGGAGATATTCTGGAAAACAGTGTTCTGGCCAATCATATAATTTTTGATAAAACGGGGACTTTGACCGAGGGGGTTTTCGAGGTAATGCAGATCACGGCCATGGATGAAACCAAGGACAATGAATTGCTTTTGCTGGCGGCATCGGCCGAAGCGGGTTCGAATCATCCTTTGGCGCAAGCTATCGTGGAAAGGGCGAAGCGGAAAGAACTGGAATTAATGCCGCCCCGCAATGTGAATGAATTCCCCGGGTTTGGAATCCGGGCCGAAGTGGATGGCAAAACGGTTGTGGCCGGCAATACCGCCACCATGGAAAAAGAGAATGTTAATATCGAGATGTTTGTCGGGGCGGCCGAGGAGCAGATGTCGCTGGGTCGGACGGTGGTCTATATTGCGGTAGATGGATTACCGCTGGGTTTTCTATCGCTCGGTGACCGGGTTAAGGAAGAGGCGGTCGAGGTGGTTGATCACCTGAAAAAAAGCGGACGCGAAGTAGTTATGCTGACCGGGGATAATTACCGGACGGCCCAGGGGGTAGCCGGAAACCTGGGAATCGAAAAATTCGAGGCAGGGGTTAAGCCGGATCAGAAAGCTCTATTCGTGGAAACCTTCCGCCGGGCCGATAAAATGGTGATAATGGTCGGAGATGGTATCAATGATGCTCCGGCGCTGGCCGCCGCCAATATCGGGGTGGCACTCGGGTCCGGAACGGATGTGGCGCTGGAGGCGGCCGATATTATTCTGGTGCGCGATGATTTATTCTCGCTGGTGGAAGCGCTCGAGATATCCCGGATGACTCTCAGGACTATCAAGCAAAACCTGTTCTGGGCCTTTTTCTATAATGTTCTGGCTATTCCGCTGGCGGCCGGATTGTTCTATTCGATTCTCGGATGGGGACTATCACCGGTGGTGGCGGCCGGGGCCATGGCCTTCTCATCGCTTTTCGTGGTCACCAATTCCCTGCGATTGTTAAAAACGAAGTAA
- a CDS encoding sigma-70 family RNA polymerase sigma factor: protein MNTVMTRSKINIKPGNEVDDRVERETREIVRRIRNGERRAFSRLVRLYKNQVASLAYKMVGDYDEAADIMQNVFVKVNQNIWRYDENKRFYTWLYRITVNASIDYMRKHHRHQHESIENVKEKADEKNDTPELRYQKSRLREYIDEAAGSLNEKQKSAFVLRDVDGCNIDDVATIMNMPEATVRWYLHRARAKIKKELMKKCPQLLISMGFK, encoded by the coding sequence ATGAACACGGTTATGACCAGGTCGAAAATAAATATAAAGCCCGGTAATGAAGTCGATGACCGGGTGGAGCGGGAAACCCGTGAGATTGTCAGGCGTATTCGAAACGGCGAGAGGAGGGCCTTTTCCCGGCTGGTTCGTTTATATAAAAACCAGGTGGCTTCGCTGGCCTACAAGATGGTCGGTGATTACGATGAGGCCGCCGATATCATGCAGAATGTATTTGTCAAGGTCAACCAGAATATCTGGCGCTACGATGAGAATAAACGGTTTTACACCTGGCTGTATCGGATAACGGTCAATGCTTCGATCGATTATATGCGCAAGCACCATCGCCATCAACATGAATCGATCGAGAACGTCAAGGAAAAGGCCGACGAAAAGAATGACACTCCGGAACTGCGGTACCAGAAAAGCCGTCTCCGCGAATATATCGATGAAGCGGCGGGTTCTCTGAACGAGAAGCAGAAATCAGCGTTTGTTCTTCGAGATGTCGATGGCTGTAATATCGATGATGTCGCCACCATAATGAATATGCCGGAAGCGACGGTTCGCTGGTATTTGCATCGGGCGCGGGCCAAGATTAAAAAAGAATTGATGAAGAAATGCCCGCAGCTTCTGATCAGTATGGGTTTTAAATAA
- the rpsF gene encoding 30S ribosomal protein S6, whose protein sequence is MRIYETTFVLSPQADDAAFDRQIKSVTELIQKYEGKVLEEDRWGIRRLAYPIKKFTQGYYTRCVFEGNNNLLTELERFYRIEESYIRHLTVAFEGELSEAGTIRRDSHRPAVEIDRDSESTDDESEKVSDEDSSDDDSGDDDSSDDDSDNEEL, encoded by the coding sequence ATGAGAATCTATGAGACGACTTTTGTTTTAAGCCCGCAGGCGGATGATGCCGCTTTCGATCGACAGATCAAATCAGTTACCGAATTAATCCAGAAATACGAAGGCAAGGTTCTTGAGGAGGATCGCTGGGGAATCCGGCGGCTGGCCTACCCGATTAAGAAATTCACCCAGGGCTATTATACCCGGTGCGTCTTCGAGGGCAATAATAACCTTCTTACCGAACTGGAGCGATTCTATCGTATCGAGGAATCGTATATCCGCCATTTGACCGTGGCCTTCGAAGGAGAGCTGTCCGAGGCCGGCACGATCCGGAGAGATAGCCATCGTCCGGCCGTTGAAATCGACCGGGACAGCGAGAGTACCGATGATGAATCGGAAAAGGTTTCGGATGAAGATTCGTCCGATGATGATTCGGGCGATGACGACTCATCGGATGATGATAGCGACAATGAGGAACTATAA